DNA sequence from the Candidatus Binatia bacterium genome:
AGCGTGGGGGCTATCGGCTTGTCGAAGCTGCGCATGTGAAAGACGTGCTCGCTCACTTGCGCCTCGCGGTCAATCCTTTCGATGCAATTTCATGGCACCGGGTGCTTTTGTTGATCGACGGCATCGGCCCACGCACCGCGGTTGCCATTGAAGATTGGATCCAGCGGCATCCAGAGCCGGTCGGTGCCTTGCAATCCTTCCCTCGAACTGAGGTGCGGCAGCGGCTTGTGGCGTTGGCCACACTACTCGACCGCCTCGACCGCCTCTCAGCTCCGGAGGCCCAAGCAGACGAAGTGTTGCGCTACTACGAGCCGCTATTGCAGCGACACTACCCCGAAGATCACCCGCGCCGCCGGCGTGATCTCGAGCACCTCGTAGGGTTAGCCGCGCAACACCGTTCACTCGCCGCATTCCTCACCCGCATGGCGCTCGACCCCCCAACCGATGCAGTCGACGGGGTGATGGCTGCGGAACGTGACGACGAACTCCTCGTGCTCTCGACCATCCACTCTGCAAAGGGGCTCGAGTGGCGAGCCGTGTTCCTCATCTGGGCAACCGAAGGTCGATTTCCGTCGGCGCTGTGCTTGCGTCCCAATGAACTCGAGGAAGAACGCCGGCTGCTCTACGTTGCCGTCACCCGTGCCAAAGAACGGTTGTACATTACGTACCCGATTCAAGTCTTTGACCGCAGCCGGGGGCTCACCTTCGGGAAGGTGTCCCGCTTCCTTGAGGACATCCCCGAACACGTTTTGGTGCCCGCCCGCGTGGTCTTTACCGACTCCACCCCGGCCTAACCGCCACGTGTGGTTATCAAAGAGATCTTCGGGCAGCACCCTAGGGCCACTCCCACCGGCTCGACCTCTGGGCGCCATGGCGTAAGCCGCTCGAACCCCAAACGAGACCTGCGGGCCGACAAACCGGATCGCCCCGCAGTTACATGCCGCCAACTCGTTTCGCTGCCTGCGGCGAACGTGCCCCCGACGGCTGGATCGTGCGCTGCGGGAGTGCGCTGCTCAGAATATGCGGAGGCAGCGGCGGCAGACTTCTCAAGCGCCAATAGAGCAGGGTCTGGATAGCACCCACGCCGTCCTTCCAGCGAATTTTTTTACCGTCGCGCACGCTCCGCGGACGGTAACCGACGAGCGGGACCTCTACGATCTGAAAACCGTAACGGATCACCTTTGCGGTTACCTCCGGACAAAACTCGAACCGCTCACAGCGCAACTGCAGGGCACGTAGCACCTCCGTAGGCACCGCTTTGTAGCAGGTTGCCACATCGGTCAGATGTGCTCCGTAGAGAACCCGCACAAGCTGCCGCAAAATGATATTAATTGCCTTGTTTGGCCATGGCATTTCTTTAGGCATACCGTAAGTAAAGCGGCTCCCAAAAACGATCGTTGCCTCGCCCCTTGCCACCGGTGCGACAACCTTCGGCAGTTCTTCGATATCCAGCTCCAAATCGGCGTCCTGAATGACTACCACATCGCCGGTGCAATGCTCCAAAGCAGTGCGGATTGCAGCGCCTTTTCCTCGGTTGACAGCGTGAGTGAGCACTCGGATGCCAGAGAGCGATTGGAGCACCTCCGAGGTCCCATCCGTGGAGCCATCGTCCACGACAATAATCTCGGTACGCAGTGGCAACTCCTGCAGCCGGCGCACGACTTCGCCAACAGTGCCCCTCTCATTGAACACCGGCACCACCACCGACGCCAAAAAATCACTGCGAGGCGTGCCCATGATTTCATCTCCGACTCTACCACGGCACAGGAGCAAAGCAAGCAAGCATCACTAACTACACACGCAACAGAGGACCCTGCTTAACGTACAGCTCTCTCGCGCACAAACTCAGAATGCGCATCACCCGGTCGGAACAAACTTTGCTGTCATTCAAAACGCCCCCTGCTCCCGCTGTTTGCACCACAGCTTTGATTGTCAACTGGCAAACGACGGGTGCTACCGCGGGCCAAGGACGCAAATGCCTTGCACCAGCAAACGGATCCTCTCGGCGATCGTGCCTGCATGCTCACTTCTTCCGTGCGTCAGTGCGCCAACCCGTACTCGTTCTCAGAAAGCGCTAACGGAGCCCACTCAAGAGTATTGGAGAACACGAGATTTTCGGGCAAAAAGGCGGGAACTGAACAGCAAGATGCTGAGGAACGGCATGGCTGAGAATTCCAGCACGAACTTCGAACGGAAGGCGCCTAGCCCTGCTCAAGAGACTGCGGCCGACGCCCGCAGTGCAGAAAGCCGACTGAACCGGTGGCGGGCGCAGCTTTTGAGTTTTCGGGCCGAGCCGCAGCAGTTCGAGAAGTGGCTCGATCGGCTCTTGCTCCTCGGCTTAGTGACCACGCTCGCCATCGTCTTCTACATTTTTTTCTTGAGCGGCTAACTCTGCGGAAGGCTGCCTCCGAGCAATGACCAGGAGCGACAATCCCCAGCGATGAGCTCCACCCTCACGACCCTCGAGCCATGGCGCGATCCATCCGTTGATCTTTGCCTGAACGTGAGGAAAGCTCCGGCGCCGAAGTAGCCGGCTGTTCACCCACCAAGCGAGTGCCCCGATTCGGTTGAGCCAGGCAATTTTTTCCGCAACCAACCCCACCTCCGTGAGCTTCGAGAGCAGTTCCTGTTCACTGTATCTCCGGTGGTGACCTAGGGTGCGGTCGAGCTCTCCGAAGAGCGCCGGCGTCCCAGGCACAACGAGAATCACACGCCCCTGCGGCTGCAGCGCGCTGGCTAACTTCCGCAAGGCATCTACGTCGTCCTCCAGGTGCTCCAGCACGTTGCAACAGAGGACGGTGTCGAATCGTCCGCGCCACTCAGAGGGCAAGTCGCGGGTAAGGTCGAGCCGCTCCACGTGCACGCGAGGGTCGTTTGCGAACTGCTGTCGGAGCAACTTGAGGCAAATGGGGTCCACATCGGTGGCCACGATTTCACGAGCGTGGCGAAGGTGGCGCGTCATGTTTCCAATACCCGCACCGACTTCCAACACCGTGCGACCGACGAACTGAACGAAGTGCCCGTAGAGCCAGGCTTGGTAACGCCGCAGCCCGCGCAACCGCTGCAAAGTCAACAGCTCTGCACGAACCCGACGGCGGTCTGCAACGAGCCCGTACTTTAGGATTGTCCACAACGCGACCACGCCATCCTTCCAGCCAATTTTCTTACCTTCCAGGTAGCCGCGGCCAGAGTACGAAATGGACACCTCGAATATTCGCGCGCCGCTTCGTGCGACCTTGGCGGTGATCTCCGGCTCGATGCCAAAACGGTTAGAACGCAAACGCAAGCCCCGCACCACTTCGGTGCGAAAGGCTTTATAACATGTCTCCATGTCCGTCAGGTTGAGATTCGTGAACATGTTCGACAGGAAGGTGAGGAAATGGTTCCCCACCGCATGCCAAAACAACAACACGCGCCGCGGCGATCCGGTAAAGCGGGAGCCATAAACCACATCCGCACGCCCATCGAGGATGGGCTGCAGCAACGTGGGGTACTCAGCCGGGTCATACTCCAAGTCGGCATCCTGGATGAGCACAACTTCGCCAGTGGCTCGCGCAATGCCATCGCGCACGGCCGCACCCTTCCCCTTATTCACCGTGCGTACGAACAAGGAAATCTCGTTGCACTGCCCTTGCGGACCTTGAACACGGAGCGGAGGGCCCCCAGGCACAAGGCCGATCGATCGGAGTTCCACGACTGTACCGTCGGTCGACGCGTCGTCGAATACCAGAACCTCTTTATCAAAGGGCGCCGCACACACGCGGCGGAGCAGCTCGGCAATGGTGCTGCGCTCGTTGTACACGGGTACGATGACGGTCAGCTTCATCGCGGCCTAGGCGGCTAGCGACGCGTCGCCCAGCAAGCAACCTGGAGTTGCAGAATTCACCCCAACCTCGCGCCGCGGTCGAATCCAGACTTGCCATGGTTGCGTACGCACACCCCGCAGGATAACCGAGTTTCTCGTGTGTGCCCGCCCGCCGCACTTGTTGTTCTTCATTGCGCTCGCCCTTACCACCCTCTCGTCCAACGGCTGCATCGGCAGTCATCCACCAGCGCTTTCGGCCATCACCGTCGCAGGGGTCAACGAGCAAGGAGAGCCCGATCCAGTCTATGCAGCCCGCACGGTGTTCGGCCCCCCGTTGCCGGTCGTTGGCGTCCGCCCAGGGCGTCCCCCCAAGGCCGGCACGCTGCTGTGGAACGAACCGACACGCGGAACGATCCACATCACCCTTGCCAAAGGGCGCCAAAGCTTCACCTTTCACACCACCACCTGGGGGCAGGCACGAAGGTTTGTCGTCGCGTTCTTCCTCGACGGGGCAAGCGAACCAGCCTTGGCGCTGGAAACCGAGGGAGAGGAAACTCACGATAACCGTTTGCTGCGGCCGCTGGGTTTGGATGGGGAGCTGCTTGCCGCCCGAGCCGCCACCCGCGCTGTACGCTGGCGGGGATATGAAGTGCGAATCGAGGACATCGCGCTACCGGACACGCGTTTTCCGCTGGACATGGTCGGACCGTGGAAGCTTCGCCCGGACAACGTCGCCGACCTTGTGGGAACGGTGGTGTTCATGGTTCAAGAGGTTTCGCCTGCAAGTGGAAACAATCTAGGCCCAGCAGCGAAGCCGACGCCGTAACCCTTGCCCGGCAAGATTTCTTCTCGCTATAAGGCGCCGCGCTGTGTGGCTCCCACCGCCGTCTTGACCCGAGCGAGCCGCACGTTCAGCGAAGGGAGAGGAACTGCAAACATGGCACGCAAGAAGATTGCACTCATCGGGTCCGGCATGATCGGGGGCACACTCGCTCACCTTTGTGCCCTCAAGCGTTTGGGGGATATTGTGCTTTTCGATGTTGTCGAGGGACTTCCCCAAGGGAAGGCGCTCGATTTGCTGGAAGCCGGCCCCATCGAAGGCTTCGACTGCCAAATCATCGGCACCAACAAGTACGATGACATCGAAGGTGCGGATGTCTGCATCGTCACCGCCGGGCTGCCGCGCAAGCCGGGCATGAGTCGGGACGACCTGCTGCAGGTCAACACCAAGATCATGGTCGAGGTGGCTAGCAACATCCGCGACCGCGCCCCGAACTCGTTTGTGATTGTGATCACCAACCCGCTGGATGCCATGGTCACATGCATGCACCGAATTACCGGCTTCCCCAAGCAGCGAGTCGTCGGGCAAGCTGGCGTGCTCGACTCGGCTCGTTACCGAGCCTTCGTGGCAATGGAACTTGGAGTGTCCGTCGATAGCGTGCAAGCCATCGTGCTCGGCGGCCATGGCGACGACATGGTGCCGGTGCGCAGCTATTGCCACGTCGCCGGCATTCCCGTGGAACGGCTTATCTCGCCGGAGCGTTTGGATGCCATCGAAGCACGCGTTCGCCAAGCGGGCGGGGAAATCGTCAACTTGATGAAGATCTCTGCGTACTACTCTCCTGCCCACGCCGCGATTCAAATGGCCGAGGCCTACTTATTCGACCGCAAGCAGATCTTACCCTGTGCTGCATTGCTGGAAGGTGAGTACGGCGTGAACGGCTTCTTTGTCGGTGTTCCCGTGCTCATCGGCGGCAAGGGAGTCGAACGGGTTATTGAGATTAACCTCTCGCCGGCTGAGAAGAAAGCATTCGAGGCATCGGTCAGTCACGTGCGCGAGCTTGTGCAAGCGATGGAAAAGTTTCTACCGGCAGCCTGATTTTCTCGAAGAGGGCAGCACAGTGAACATCCACGAATATCAAGCGAAGCAAGTTCTGCGGCGTTTTGGCATCTCGGTGCCGGAGGGGCGCGTCGCGGCCACGCTCGAAGAAGCGCTCACAGGCGCGGAGCAAATTGGTTATCCGGTGGTCGCCAAGGCTCAAATTCATGCTGGAGGCCGAGGCAAGGCCGGTGGCGTCAAGGTGTGCCGCGAAGCCTCGGACCTCAAAGCATTCGTGGAGCGCATCTTGGGGAAGCCACTCGTCACCCACCAAACGGGGCCGAGCGGGCGTATTGTTCGCAAAATTCTCATCGAGCCAGCGTGCGCGATTGAGCGGGAGTTTTATCTCAGCTTGACTCTCGATCGCGGCCGTGGCTGGGTGACCATGATGGCGAGTGCCGAAGGCGGTGTCGAGATCGAGGAGGTGGCAGCGCGCTCCCCCGAAAAGATCCTGCGCGAGCCCATCGATCCCGCGGTCGGTGTGCAGCCATTCCAAGGGCGGAAACTGGCCTTCGGCCTGGGTTTGCCGAAAGAAATCGTGGGCTCGTTTGTCTCGTTGGTTCAAGGACTCTACCGCGCTTATGTAGAAACGGATGCCTCGCTGGTCGAAGTGAATCCACTCGTACTGACCCGGGAACAGAAGCTCGTTGTTCTCGACGCCAAGGTGAGCTTCGATGATAACGGTTTGTTCCGCCATCCCGACTTACGCGAGCTCCGCGACATTCATGAGGAGGACCCGCGCGAGGTCGAGGCGTCCAAGTACGATCTGAACTACATCTCGCTCGATGGCAACATCGGCTGCATGGTGAACGGCGCCGGGCTCGCCATGGCGACTATGGACATCATCAAACTGTACGGTGGCTCGCCAGCGAACTTTTTGGACGTGGGCGGTGGTGCGACGAAGGAGAAAGTGACGGCGGCATTCAAGATTCTGCTTTCCGACCCCAACGTCAAAG
Encoded proteins:
- a CDS encoding glycosyltransferase family 2 protein, translating into MGTPRSDFLASVVVPVFNERGTVGEVVRRLQELPLRTEIIVVDDGSTDGTSEVLQSLSGIRVLTHAVNRGKGAAIRTALEHCTGDVVVIQDADLELDIEELPKVVAPVARGEATIVFGSRFTYGMPKEMPWPNKAINIILRQLVRVLYGAHLTDVATCYKAVPTEVLRALQLRCERFEFCPEVTAKVIRYGFQIVEVPLVGYRPRSVRDGKKIRWKDGVGAIQTLLYWRLRSLPPLPPHILSSALPQRTIQPSGARSPQAAKRVGGM
- a CDS encoding glycosyltransferase, yielding MKLTVIVPVYNERSTIAELLRRVCAAPFDKEVLVFDDASTDGTVVELRSIGLVPGGPPLRVQGPQGQCNEISLFVRTVNKGKGAAVRDGIARATGEVVLIQDADLEYDPAEYPTLLQPILDGRADVVYGSRFTGSPRRVLLFWHAVGNHFLTFLSNMFTNLNLTDMETCYKAFRTEVVRGLRLRSNRFGIEPEITAKVARSGARIFEVSISYSGRGYLEGKKIGWKDGVVALWTILKYGLVADRRRVRAELLTLQRLRGLRRYQAWLYGHFVQFVGRTVLEVGAGIGNMTRHLRHAREIVATDVDPICLKLLRQQFANDPRVHVERLDLTRDLPSEWRGRFDTVLCCNVLEHLEDDVDALRKLASALQPQGRVILVVPGTPALFGELDRTLGHHRRYSEQELLSKLTEVGLVAEKIAWLNRIGALAWWVNSRLLRRRSFPHVQAKINGWIAPWLEGREGGAHRWGLSLLVIARRQPSAELAAQEKNVEDDGERGH
- the mdh gene encoding malate dehydrogenase encodes the protein MARKKIALIGSGMIGGTLAHLCALKRLGDIVLFDVVEGLPQGKALDLLEAGPIEGFDCQIIGTNKYDDIEGADVCIVTAGLPRKPGMSRDDLLQVNTKIMVEVASNIRDRAPNSFVIVITNPLDAMVTCMHRITGFPKQRVVGQAGVLDSARYRAFVAMELGVSVDSVQAIVLGGHGDDMVPVRSYCHVAGIPVERLISPERLDAIEARVRQAGGEIVNLMKISAYYSPAHAAIQMAEAYLFDRKQILPCAALLEGEYGVNGFFVGVPVLIGGKGVERVIEINLSPAEKKAFEASVSHVRELVQAMEKFLPAA
- the sucC gene encoding ADP-forming succinate--CoA ligase subunit beta, encoding MNIHEYQAKQVLRRFGISVPEGRVAATLEEALTGAEQIGYPVVAKAQIHAGGRGKAGGVKVCREASDLKAFVERILGKPLVTHQTGPSGRIVRKILIEPACAIEREFYLSLTLDRGRGWVTMMASAEGGVEIEEVAARSPEKILREPIDPAVGVQPFQGRKLAFGLGLPKEIVGSFVSLVQGLYRAYVETDASLVEVNPLVLTREQKLVVLDAKVSFDDNGLFRHPDLRELRDIHEEDPREVEASKYDLNYISLDGNIGCMVNGAGLAMATMDIIKLYGGSPANFLDVGGGATKEKVTAAFKILLSDPNVKAVLVNIFGGIMKCDVIAEGVVAAAREVQLRVPLVVRLEGTNVELGKKILAESGLDIIPASDMADAGRKVVDAARRAAGQ